A DNA window from Trypanosoma brucei brucei TREU927 chromosome 11 chr11_scaffold01 genomic scaffold, whole genome shotgun sequence contains the following coding sequences:
- a CDS encoding transcription factor, putative has product MSSCSHPTSAQYVDRARGTITCTLCGDIVQDPQLELDPIFARGDKGGRLRALGHLRPTRGSVSVRMPSARPSIEAARRGMATIARQLDVSDDMVEAALGLYKLAVSLNAVSGARPAILCAVLYAMCRRERTSHMVFDFADATGESPYDILSYMHLVCEATRTEVPVIDPSCVVHRFAEQMNLGQMTRSVVVCALKVLRAMHDDWIACGRRPLGVCVAALLVACYMFNIPRSPDEVCGFVRLTAGTISRRLDEFAATSTAALDSIDKYTRDDSSLPPAFTSATKKYDGDKRDAELRQLSAMYYELVAEAKVSTPSTPDRCEKWRHFLLCHCALEGKTPSDASLDLTTLTPQQQLQILGLPNTKPIDSSKARASVKEEEDKIMVKLERVKQEPVRQEPSTPEKGAPPVPNAGMSLSEMTDYYRMLMTRDPNVLDIRRDFDMEAVNPDDVVPAPQLPEEEAVVKTEGAAEAKFKIDPCLAEVLYDNERTLALPWEFIVLQDPELDDMTDLEPYLVLDNEERLRRQKVGEALYGESWNLGAARTKEEIERLEESHSTRKRRREPIREHLTVQDAVSQALRRRGASTINVSQIDELIPGLAGLENSAEDEWVA; this is encoded by the coding sequence ATGTCTAGTTGTTCGCATCCTACCTCAGCTCAGTATGTAGACCGCGCCCGCGGCACCATCACTTGTACTTTATGCGGTGATATCGTGCAGGATCCTCAACTCGAATTGGATCCCATATTTGCACGTGGTGATAAAGGTGGAAGGTTACGGGCTCTTGGCCATTTGCGACCCACACGTGGCTCCGTTAGTGTTCGTATGCCCTCCGCCAGACCTTCAATCGAGGCCGCTCGTCGCGGGATGGCGACAATTGCACGACAATTAGATGTAAGTGATGACATGGTGGAGGCAGCACTGGGGCTTTACAAACTCGCAGTTAGTCTTAACGCGGTGTCTGGCGCCCGACCAGCTATTCTTTGCGCTGTTTTGTATGCCATGTGCCGTCGAGAACGAACATCTCATATGGTGTTCGACTTCGCGGATGCCACCGGGGAGAGTCCATATGATATATTATCATACATGCATCTCGTTTGCGAAGCTACCCGGACTGAGGTACCTGTCATTGACCCATCATGTGTCGTGCATAGGTTTGCTGAGCAAATGAATTTAGGGCAAATGACGAGATCAGTAGTGGTTTGCGCACTAAAGGTTCTGCGTGCCATGCATGACGACTGGATAGCGTGCGGTCGGCGGCCGCTTGGCGTATGCGTTGCCGCCCTTTTAGTGGCATGTTACATGTTTAACATCCCGCGATCCCCTGACGAAGTTTGTGGTTTCGTGAGGTTAACCGCAGGGACCATATCTAGGCGTTTGGACGAATTTGCGGCCACAAGCACAGCAGCCTTGGATAGTATTGATAAGTATACAAGGGATGACAGCTCACTTCCACCAGCTTTCACCAGTGCTACGAAAAAGTATGATGGGGACAAGCGTGATGCAGAGCTGCGGCAATTGTCAGCAATGTATTACGAGCTTGTGGCCGAAGCGAAGGTTTCAACCCCAAGCACCCCAGATCGCTGCGAAAAGTGGAGgcattttttactttgccACTGTGCGTTAGAGGGGAAAACTCCAAGTGACGCTAGTTTAGATTTAACTACATTAACCCCTCAGCAACAGTTGCAGATTCTTGGCCTGCCCAACACCAAGCCGATCGACTCGTCGAAGGCGCGGGCAAgtgtgaaggaagaggaggacaaAATTATGGTGAAACTTGAGCGGGTCAAGCAGGAACCCGTGCGACAGGAACCGAGTACACCTGAGAAGGGAGCACCACCTGTACCTAATGCAGGGATGTCTCTTTCCGAAATGACCGATTATTATCGTATGTTAATGACACGTGATCCGAATGTGTTAGATATCCGTCGCGATTTCGATATGGAGGCTGTCAACCCTGATGATGTGGTGCCGGCACCTCAACTGCCTGAGGAAGAAGCTGTAGTGAAGACAGAAGGTGCAGCAGAGGCCAAATTCAAAATAGATCCCTGTCTAGCCGAGGTATTGTATGATAATGAGCGTACCCTCGCACTGCCTTGGGAGTTTATTGTGTTGCAGGATCCAGAATTAGACGACATGACAGACCTTGAACCATATCTGGTGCTTGATAACGAGGAACGCTTGAGACGCCAAAAAGTAGGCGAGGCGCTGTATGGGGAAAGTTGGAATCTCGGCGCTGCTCGCACGAAGGAGGAAATTGAGAGACTTGAAGAGTCGCATTCGACACGTAAGCGCCGCCGTGAACCCATTAGGGAGCATCTAACGGTGCAGGACGCGGTGTCCCAGGCACTTCGACGCCGCGGTGCATCTACCATTAACGTTTCTCAAATTGATGAACTGATTCCAGGTCTTGCGGGTTTAGAAAACTCAGCGGAGGATGAATGGGTCGCTTAG